In a genomic window of Urocitellus parryii isolate mUroPar1 chromosome 11, mUroPar1.hap1, whole genome shotgun sequence:
- the S100a8 gene encoding protein S100-A8, with translation MPTDLEKALDSLICVFHNYSLPKGNYHALYRDDLRKMLTKECPHYTKNKDADTWFKELDVNEDNAVNFEEYLVLVIKVGVAAHKESHKE, from the exons ATGCCGACTGATCTGGAGAAGGCCCTGGACTCCTTAATCTGTGTCTTCCACAATTACTCCCTGCCGAAGGGGAATTACCATGCCCTCTACAGGGACGACCTGAGAAAAATGCTGACTAAAGAGTGTCCTCATTACACGAAG AATAAGGATGCAGATACCTGGTTCAAGGAGTTGGACGTCAATGAAGACAATGCTGTTAACTTTGAGGAGTATCTCGTGTTGGTGATCAAGGTGGGCGTGGCAGCCCACAAAGAGTCACACAAGGAGTAG